A window from candidate division WOR-3 bacterium encodes these proteins:
- a CDS encoding T9SS type A sorting domain-containing protein, producing MKKTIIMVLIIISWVLAIGRQDIVGYTTYDWQVGGPMPTRCRTAAVCNGIHVCWVFSNFNPANDRNLGYNYYDFTTRQWRWPTGMNIYPQRSGFGNLDYDPITGVAVASAHQSISGSLRISCAKDQAIGSGLFEYCPGPEGFSDGIVSVGSNQAIHCAMLGYNTDTLWYARIQPWCSWTTPINICSPALTPGYSSQALAASKVSDKVIIAWQCCHGVYPEPVYYRFSNDGGINWTQPIQLPAPAPGVSFHVSSLFVMFDNQDNFHIVASVSDTGRTAPAAIWHYSPVFNPPWSLVYRYAPETLAAPCGYNAIFATRPSIVQSPTTGYLYIVWEQFDSLNYEPATNLARAEIWLIESSDNGQSWHHPRPITIPNTTSKRFPAAGGVFADTLVVAYLIDSIAGFEMYNQGRATVNPVVCHFIPLPYAQIEETTQHLISFADNCTITPNLVNSQINVHYSTSRAGEVLLKLYTPAGRLVKTITEYRTPGKYTLTISTQDLKPGVYLLRLNLPSRSLAQKLIKR from the coding sequence ATGAAGAAAACAATTATCATGGTATTAATCATTATTTCATGGGTATTGGCAATTGGCCGTCAGGATATTGTTGGTTATACCACTTATGATTGGCAGGTTGGTGGCCCAATGCCCACGCGCTGCCGAACTGCTGCGGTATGTAATGGCATTCATGTTTGTTGGGTTTTTAGCAATTTTAATCCCGCGAATGATCGCAATTTAGGTTATAACTATTACGATTTTACCACGCGCCAGTGGCGCTGGCCGACTGGTATGAATATTTATCCCCAGCGCAGCGGTTTTGGTAATTTAGATTACGACCCAATAACCGGTGTAGCTGTGGCTTCAGCCCATCAATCAATTAGTGGCAGCTTACGGATTTCATGTGCTAAAGACCAAGCCATTGGGTCTGGACTTTTTGAGTATTGCCCCGGACCAGAAGGTTTCAGTGATGGCATAGTAAGCGTCGGCAGTAATCAAGCGATCCATTGTGCGATGCTGGGCTATAATACCGACACCCTTTGGTATGCGCGCATTCAACCATGGTGTAGCTGGACTACGCCCATAAATATTTGTAGTCCTGCTCTCACCCCCGGTTATTCTTCTCAGGCCCTTGCGGCCTCCAAAGTGTCTGATAAGGTAATAATTGCCTGGCAATGTTGTCACGGCGTTTATCCCGAGCCGGTGTATTACCGATTTTCCAATGACGGCGGTATAAATTGGACCCAGCCGATCCAATTACCAGCCCCAGCACCAGGCGTGTCTTTTCATGTATCATCACTCTTTGTTATGTTTGACAATCAGGATAATTTTCACATTGTTGCCTCAGTATCTGATACCGGACGAACCGCACCAGCCGCAATCTGGCATTACTCCCCAGTTTTTAATCCGCCGTGGAGCTTAGTATATCGCTATGCACCCGAAACATTAGCGGCACCATGCGGCTATAATGCAATTTTTGCTACGCGACCTTCAATTGTACAATCGCCAACTACCGGTTATTTATATATCGTCTGGGAACAATTTGATTCCCTTAATTATGAACCAGCCACGAACCTGGCTCGAGCCGAGATCTGGCTTATTGAATCGTCGGATAATGGCCAGTCCTGGCATCATCCAAGACCGATAACTATTCCCAACACGACCTCTAAGCGGTTTCCGGCAGCTGGTGGGGTCTTTGCCGATACTTTAGTCGTCGCATATCTTATTGACTCGATAGCCGGTTTTGAAATGTATAATCAAGGCCGAGCCACCGTAAATCCGGTGGTCTGCCACTTTATTCCGTTACCTTATGCGCAAATTGAAGAAACCACTCAACACTTAATCTCTTTTGCTGATAACTGCACCATCACACCTAATCTTGTGAACTCTCAAATTAATGTGCATTATAGCACATCCCGGGCCGGCGAAGTGCTACTTAAATTATATACCCCGGCTGGTCGGTTAGTAAAAACCATTACTGAGTATAGAACTCCCGGAAAGTATACCTTGACTATCAGCACCCAGGATCTCAAGCCTGGTGTATATCTTTTAAGGCTTAACTTACCAAGTAGGAGTTTAGCCCAGAAACTAATCAAGCGCTAA
- the ruvX gene encoding Holliday junction resolvase RuvX: MGRILAIDFGTKRIGLAISDETQLIATGLDSIVYKEVSEVITKLKSIITEKNVEKIILGYPLSMSGKITRLGLLVLEFKSLIEKNLQIPVELLDERLTTEIAKQIQERVKRKPTPSKGILDKISAILILQDYLQRIRKP; this comes from the coding sequence ATGGGCCGAATTTTAGCCATTGATTTTGGCACTAAACGAATTGGCTTAGCAATTTCTGATGAAACCCAGCTTATCGCTACCGGACTTGATAGTATTGTCTATAAAGAAGTCTCAGAGGTTATCACAAAACTGAAAAGCATTATTACTGAAAAAAATGTCGAAAAAATTATTCTGGGTTATCCACTCTCTATGTCCGGTAAGATTACCCGGCTTGGGCTTTTAGTATTAGAGTTTAAGAGCTTAATCGAAAAGAACTTACAAATACCAGTAGAACTACTTGACGAACGTCTAACCACCGAGATCGCTAAGCAAATTCAAGAACGCGTGAAGCGTAAACCAACACCATCTAAGGGTATTCTTGATAAGATATCAGCAATTCTGATTTTACAAGACTACTTACAACGGATACGAAAGCCGTGA
- a CDS encoding sigma-70 family RNA polymerase sigma factor, translating into MSDKIITTEPIQDTITDQAIPIEHKKPEIKALTKKPQPQALPVADSELVKKAQAGDNNAFTELVRRYEHKVYNIAYRMLGNEEEAKDAMQDVFIRVYKFLRKFQSKSSFYTWLYRITTNVCLTRLKNRQKLESKTESLDEPTRLQEDEVERELPDYRQNPEELYLRERMREALQMAINELPSDYRAVVVLRDLQGLSNKEVSKALKISVAAVKSRLHRGRVFLREKLEKYLQQ; encoded by the coding sequence ATGAGTGATAAAATAATTACTACCGAACCGATCCAAGATACGATCACCGATCAGGCTATACCCATTGAACACAAAAAACCCGAGATAAAGGCGTTAACTAAAAAACCCCAACCTCAAGCATTACCAGTCGCTGATTCCGAGCTGGTCAAAAAAGCCCAAGCTGGTGATAACAACGCATTTACGGAACTGGTCAGAAGATACGAACACAAAGTTTATAATATCGCTTATCGGATGCTCGGTAATGAAGAAGAAGCTAAGGATGCCATGCAGGATGTGTTCATTCGGGTCTACAAATTTTTAAGAAAGTTTCAGAGTAAGTCAAGTTTTTACACTTGGCTTTATCGAATAACAACCAATGTTTGTCTGACCCGACTGAAGAACCGCCAGAAACTCGAATCTAAGACCGAATCCTTAGACGAACCAACCAGGCTTCAAGAGGATGAAGTCGAACGGGAGCTTCCGGACTATCGACAAAATCCTGAGGAGTTATACCTCAGAGAGCGCATGCGCGAGGCGTTACAGATGGCTATTAACGAATTACCCTCGGATTATCGAGCCGTGGTCGTTTTACGAGACCTCCAAGGCTTGTCCAATAAAGAGGTAAGTAAAGCCCTAAAAATCTCAGTGGCTGCGGTGAAGTCTCGACTTCACCGGGGTCGAGTTTTTTTGCGGGAAAAATTAGAAAAATATCTCCAACAATGA
- a CDS encoding Hsp20/alpha crystallin family protein: MTRWLTTWEPLKELEELRRELDDWFFGFTRPQRGLRSMLSRSFTPAVDVIDKKDKIVIKAEVPGVDKKDMSISITDDEVTIKGEIKREEEVNEKDYYRCERVYGSFSRTIPIPTTIDKSQAKATYKDGILEIVLPKAESEKPKELKLEIE; the protein is encoded by the coding sequence ATGACGAGATGGTTAACAACCTGGGAACCCTTAAAAGAGCTTGAAGAGCTCCGACGGGAACTAGATGATTGGTTCTTTGGGTTTACTCGTCCGCAGCGTGGTTTGCGTTCGATGCTTTCTCGAAGCTTCACGCCGGCCGTGGATGTCATCGATAAGAAAGACAAGATTGTGATTAAGGCCGAGGTACCTGGGGTGGATAAGAAGGATATGTCAATCTCGATCACCGACGATGAGGTGACGATCAAGGGCGAAATCAAACGCGAAGAGGAAGTCAATGAGAAAGATTACTATCGCTGCGAGCGCGTTTACGGTTCGTTCTCCCGGACCATTCCGATTCCCACGACCATCGATAAATCCCAGGCCAAAGCCACCTATAAGGATGGCATCTTAGAGATCGTGCTGCCGAAGGCTGAGTCCGAGAAACCCAAAGAACTAAAACTCGAGATCGAATAA
- a CDS encoding DUF1464 family protein — MIKNPIKKIVGIDPGTKSFDIYGVIFDNQKETPFLDLSIPSAEVAQNPEVLLDPLVKHLPIEGIIGPSGYGLPVTKLIDACDKDLELILPLEKKDAGGVSVNEGIKKLFYKMKKLALPVYFTPGVIHLPTVPYYRKLNRMDLGTADKLCIAVLAIKDQMQRLGLSAKKTSFILLEMGYGFTAAIAVKNGQVIDGLGGTSGFPGHLGSGHLDGELAIRFNKMPQKILFQGGAQSLLSRPNGTLKDLISNKDAFSLLIESALKDIAVLLISHSKPKEIILSGRLAREKPIRQALVRAIKQHFPKLSLRYITRHAKVAKEAAEGAVVLGAGLLGIKYQDIIESLQIHKASGTMYDYIKLLPIKP, encoded by the coding sequence ATGATAAAGAACCCAATCAAAAAAATTGTTGGTATTGATCCGGGCACAAAAAGCTTTGATATTTATGGCGTAATATTTGACAATCAAAAAGAAACGCCATTTCTTGATCTGTCAATTCCTAGTGCTGAAGTAGCACAAAATCCCGAGGTGCTCTTAGATCCACTCGTAAAACATCTACCAATAGAAGGAATTATTGGCCCATCAGGTTATGGCTTACCAGTTACCAAGTTAATAGATGCCTGCGATAAAGACTTAGAGCTTATTTTGCCCTTAGAAAAAAAAGATGCCGGTGGCGTTTCCGTCAATGAAGGCATAAAAAAACTTTTCTATAAAATGAAAAAACTGGCTCTACCGGTATATTTTACACCCGGCGTGATCCATCTGCCGACCGTGCCTTATTACCGGAAGCTAAATAGAATGGATTTAGGCACCGCTGATAAACTTTGCATTGCGGTCTTAGCAATTAAGGATCAGATGCAGCGACTAGGACTATCGGCGAAAAAAACTTCGTTTATTCTCCTGGAGATGGGCTATGGATTTACTGCAGCTATTGCGGTAAAAAATGGCCAAGTTATTGATGGTTTAGGTGGTACTTCAGGTTTTCCCGGACATTTAGGATCTGGACATTTAGATGGCGAGTTAGCCATTCGGTTTAATAAAATGCCGCAAAAAATACTCTTCCAGGGTGGTGCCCAATCTTTGCTATCTAGGCCAAATGGCACGCTAAAGGATTTGATAAGCAATAAAGATGCCTTTAGCTTGTTGATTGAAAGTGCCCTAAAGGATATTGCCGTATTACTTATTAGTCACTCGAAACCAAAAGAGATTATACTTTCTGGCCGCCTAGCGCGCGAAAAGCCAATTCGGCAAGCCTTGGTCCGAGCCATTAAACAACACTTCCCCAAACTATCCTTGCGTTATATTACTCGACACGCCAAAGTCGCCAAGGAAGCAGCTGAAGGCGCGGTGGTCTTAGGAGCAGGATTATTAGGTATAAAATATCAAGACATTATTGAGTCTTTACAGATCCACAAAGCATCTGGCACAATGTATGATTATATCAAACTACTTCCCATTAAACCCTAA
- the holA gene encoding DNA polymerase III subunit delta has translation MKQFKPERKTTVGFQRSQVSYYTYLQKLKAGVIYPAYFLFGSEHPAKYEFIEELKKVGSYQKVSELACATSVSEAKLNEFLADFYMRSLWAERRLLLVTDFQNLTTSAQKKLLELAKTLNAQSLITLVIESKYDSAVKALVEKYSIAVLNFYEADETTQIHQIIKMARDLGLTMDYDAARMLLELIGDNYYNLTQELNKIKVYLGSKTKVTQDTIFAISGLSKESSIEDFLTACLTRKLKESLVNFSRLRLDQIHPSVIISSLVRRILEVLLVKLSKSPESLSFSKSRLNKLLEYQRYWATNELTWFLDELFKIDRAIKSGYTNSYILLEELLVRTSKNYWSLS, from the coding sequence ATGAAACAATTTAAGCCCGAACGAAAAACAACCGTCGGTTTTCAAAGATCTCAAGTGTCTTATTATACCTATCTCCAAAAACTAAAAGCCGGCGTGATTTATCCAGCTTATTTTCTCTTCGGTAGTGAACATCCGGCCAAATACGAGTTTATTGAGGAGCTAAAAAAGGTCGGCAGCTACCAGAAAGTAAGCGAGCTTGCTTGCGCCACATCAGTTAGTGAGGCAAAGTTAAATGAATTCCTGGCTGATTTTTATATGCGATCGCTCTGGGCCGAACGCCGGTTGCTACTGGTAACTGATTTTCAAAATCTTACCACTAGTGCCCAAAAAAAACTATTAGAGCTGGCCAAAACCCTCAACGCCCAAAGCCTAATCACATTAGTAATTGAAAGTAAATATGATAGTGCGGTAAAGGCATTAGTTGAGAAGTATTCAATTGCTGTGCTGAATTTTTATGAAGCTGATGAAACTACTCAGATTCATCAGATTATCAAAATGGCTCGGGATTTAGGATTGACCATGGATTACGATGCGGCTCGAATGTTACTGGAGTTAATCGGTGATAATTATTATAATTTAACGCAAGAGTTAAATAAGATTAAAGTTTATTTAGGTTCTAAGACTAAAGTTACCCAGGATACAATTTTTGCCATCAGCGGGTTATCAAAAGAGAGTAGTATTGAGGATTTTCTTACGGCCTGTTTAACCCGGAAGCTTAAAGAAAGCCTTGTTAATTTCTCAAGACTAAGATTAGACCAGATTCATCCATCGGTTATTATATCGAGTTTAGTGCGTCGGATCTTAGAAGTCCTCTTAGTCAAGCTTTCCAAATCACCGGAATCCTTAAGCTTTAGTAAGAGTCGCCTTAATAAACTTTTAGAATATCAACGCTACTGGGCCACTAATGAACTAACTTGGTTTTTAGACGAGTTATTTAAGATTGACCGGGCTATAAAATCAGGTTATACTAATAGTTATATTTTGTTAGAAGAACTTTTAGTGCGTACAAGCAAAAATTATTGGAGTTTATCATAG
- a CDS encoding radical SAM protein — MLQIESLPQKPIFIDWAITTNCYLTCTHCRYLTLKGKRTRYPELNSQEAEVLASKIAESSPQWVLIEGGEPLLRKDIFQIIKVLKAKNFALPVFIISSGMGFTKALASNLASVGAKVLISVDSVDPDIYQKIRQGADFVEMINAILIAQEEKILDSINVTLQPANAQPQEINRLGRFLDAMGIKKVNFLGLKPVSSNLKHQHLVAELPKLFSSIVSIQNRYNLEVYVDEPFYKAWCQKNKTFSSPKETAGPIVVEARAGCIFGEYLFVEPDGKLKPCSFSPVTIEELGWDEIIKIQDKKNRHGKCGKCKYQAICGGCRVRSYVLTGDWYATDPYCPL, encoded by the coding sequence ATGCTTCAAATTGAAAGTCTTCCTCAAAAACCGATTTTTATTGACTGGGCAATTACTACTAATTGTTATTTAACCTGCACGCATTGTCGATATCTGACCCTTAAAGGGAAACGGACTAGATACCCGGAGTTAAATTCCCAAGAAGCCGAGGTTTTGGCCTCAAAAATTGCCGAGTCTTCGCCTCAATGGGTGTTAATCGAAGGTGGCGAACCCCTGTTACGCAAGGATATATTCCAGATCATAAAAGTCTTAAAAGCCAAAAATTTCGCATTACCGGTTTTTATTATTAGCTCCGGTATGGGTTTTACGAAAGCCTTGGCTTCCAATTTAGCCTCAGTAGGCGCTAAGGTTCTGATTAGCGTTGATAGTGTTGATCCGGATATCTATCAGAAGATTCGCCAGGGGGCTGATTTTGTGGAGATGATTAATGCCATATTAATCGCCCAAGAGGAAAAGATTTTAGATTCAATTAATGTTACTTTACAACCAGCCAATGCCCAGCCCCAAGAGATAAATCGACTTGGCCGGTTTTTAGATGCCATGGGAATCAAGAAAGTTAATTTCTTAGGCTTAAAGCCGGTGAGTAGTAATCTTAAGCACCAGCACCTAGTTGCCGAACTTCCTAAATTATTCTCAAGTATTGTTAGCATTCAAAACCGCTATAACCTAGAAGTCTATGTTGACGAGCCGTTTTATAAAGCCTGGTGTCAAAAGAATAAGACTTTCAGCTCACCCAAAGAAACCGCCGGACCGATTGTTGTCGAAGCACGCGCCGGTTGTATTTTTGGAGAATATTTATTTGTGGAACCAGATGGAAAGTTAAAACCGTGCAGCTTTTCACCGGTAACTATTGAAGAACTGGGCTGGGATGAGATAATAAAGATTCAAGATAAGAAAAATCGTCATGGCAAATGCGGTAAATGTAAATATCAAGCGATTTGTGGTGGTTGCCGAGTAAGAAGCTATGTGTTGACTGGCGATTGGTATGCAACTGATCCTTATTGTCCATTATAA
- a CDS encoding zf-HC2 domain-containing protein: MIDCYNIKYYLFEYIDGELNQELRVAITEHLSLCPHCSELHQAYSRLISFCQHCCNLEVPKEIHDELWNFLGKFIEPPSNPKFHHRVTKPRHRSKDR; this comes from the coding sequence ATGATTGACTGCTATAACATAAAATATTACTTATTTGAATATATTGACGGGGAGCTAAACCAAGAGCTTCGGGTGGCAATTACTGAGCATCTTTCATTGTGTCCGCATTGCTCCGAACTTCATCAGGCCTATTCTCGACTCATAAGCTTCTGTCAGCATTGCTGTAATCTCGAGGTGCCAAAAGAAATTCACGACGAATTATGGAATTTCCTTGGAAAATTTATCGAACCACCATCGAATCCAAAGTTTCATCATCGTGTGACAAAGCCCAGACATCGCAGTAAAGATCGCTAA
- the leuS gene encoding leucine--tRNA ligase codes for MNMDFREIEKQIQKFWQERGIFKTNPNPKKKYYVLVMFPYPSGDLHIGHSRNYTIGDTVMRFKKLRGYDVLHPFGWDAFGLPAENAAILHGIHPEKWTKENIAISKKHLMDLGIGYDWDSEVTSCEPEYYRWNQYFFIKFYERGLAYRKESYVNWCPNCQTVLANEQVVDGRCWRSTCNAIIEKRKLTQWYFKITAYAQELLDGLKELTGWPEPVKIMQENWIGRSEGVEVYFKLEDGTPLPIFTTRPDTLYGVTFMAIAPDAPLAETIALGTPYEEEVKKFISEALKRSEIDRTAKETPKHGVFTGRYALHPLTNERIPIFIADFVLASYGTGMIMAVPAHDQRDFEFAVKYQIPIKVVINPPGTSLDPKMMTEAYTEEGIMVNSGEFNGLPSREALTKITDYLEEKGLGKRTVNYRLKDWLISRQRYWGTPIPMIHCERCGIVPVPYEELPVLLPKNVKDYTPKGKSVLAGVPEFINTTCPKCHGKALRDPDTMDTFVDSSWYFLRYTDPKNDKLPFDPKKANQWMPIDEYIGGIEHATGHLIYFRFFTKVLRDLGFVSCSEPCITLHTHGMVKLHGITMSSSKRHGVWLGDFLKEHGADVCKLSVLFAAPPEKEIDWTDDLVIGVKRFINRVKVLFTEHTPVLELKDATDNQYPLREYIKTDKERELYIRLNQTIKKVIEDSERIQYNTAIAALMEFLNDLTAFADKTSTVFRYALGVFLRLLAPFAPHICEYFWLKYANKACSIFEETLPDYDPTAISFETITIPIQIQGRLRSKIEVPKELSDEEIKSQALADEKVKKYLTGKSIKKIIYVPKRLINIVLEE; via the coding sequence ATGAACATGGACTTTAGAGAAATTGAGAAGCAAATTCAAAAATTCTGGCAAGAGCGAGGCATTTTTAAGACTAATCCGAATCCTAAAAAAAAGTATTATGTTCTGGTGATGTTTCCCTATCCTTCGGGTGATTTACATATCGGGCATTCACGAAATTATACAATTGGCGATACCGTGATGCGATTTAAGAAACTACGAGGGTATGATGTGCTGCACCCGTTTGGTTGGGATGCCTTTGGACTGCCGGCTGAAAATGCTGCAATTCTACACGGGATTCATCCGGAGAAATGGACCAAAGAGAATATCGCAATCTCGAAAAAGCATTTAATGGATTTGGGGATTGGTTATGACTGGGACAGTGAGGTTACCTCATGTGAACCAGAATATTACCGTTGGAATCAATACTTCTTTATCAAGTTTTATGAGCGGGGACTGGCTTATCGTAAAGAATCTTATGTTAATTGGTGTCCGAACTGTCAGACCGTTTTGGCTAATGAGCAGGTGGTCGATGGGCGGTGTTGGCGGTCAACTTGTAATGCAATAATTGAGAAACGCAAGCTTACCCAGTGGTATTTTAAGATTACCGCTTATGCCCAAGAGCTACTTGATGGCCTTAAAGAACTTACTGGCTGGCCTGAGCCGGTGAAGATTATGCAGGAGAATTGGATTGGCCGCAGTGAAGGCGTTGAGGTCTATTTTAAGTTAGAAGATGGCACACCACTACCAATCTTTACCACGCGGCCGGATACACTTTACGGCGTGACCTTTATGGCGATTGCTCCAGATGCACCATTGGCAGAAACGATTGCCCTGGGCACTCCTTATGAAGAGGAGGTTAAAAAGTTTATCAGCGAAGCCCTAAAAAGGTCCGAGATTGATCGCACCGCCAAAGAGACCCCGAAGCATGGGGTTTTTACCGGACGCTATGCACTTCACCCTTTAACTAACGAAAGAATTCCTATTTTTATTGCGGATTTTGTTTTAGCTTCCTATGGCACTGGCATGATAATGGCGGTACCGGCGCACGATCAACGGGATTTTGAGTTTGCGGTAAAATATCAGATTCCAATTAAGGTGGTAATTAATCCACCGGGCACTAGTCTTGATCCGAAGATGATGACTGAGGCCTATACCGAAGAGGGGATAATGGTTAACTCTGGTGAGTTTAACGGACTTCCCAGCCGCGAGGCACTTACTAAAATTACCGACTATTTAGAAGAAAAGGGGTTAGGTAAACGCACGGTTAATTATCGGCTAAAGGACTGGCTGATCTCTCGACAACGCTACTGGGGAACACCAATTCCGATGATTCATTGCGAACGCTGTGGCATTGTGCCTGTGCCTTATGAGGAGTTGCCAGTCTTATTACCCAAGAATGTTAAAGATTATACGCCAAAGGGCAAGTCAGTTTTAGCCGGGGTGCCTGAGTTTATTAATACTACCTGTCCAAAGTGTCATGGTAAGGCGTTGCGAGATCCGGATACCATGGATACCTTTGTGGACTCTTCCTGGTATTTCTTACGGTATACCGATCCTAAAAACGATAAACTACCGTTTGATCCTAAGAAAGCCAATCAATGGATGCCAATTGATGAGTATATTGGCGGTATCGAGCATGCCACGGGCCATTTGATATATTTTCGCTTCTTTACCAAGGTGCTAAGGGATTTAGGTTTTGTGAGCTGTTCGGAGCCTTGTATCACACTTCATACCCATGGGATGGTTAAACTTCACGGCATTACGATGTCTAGCTCCAAACGGCATGGGGTCTGGTTGGGTGACTTCTTAAAAGAGCATGGGGCTGATGTTTGTAAACTTTCGGTGCTTTTTGCGGCTCCGCCGGAAAAAGAGATTGACTGGACTGATGACTTAGTAATCGGTGTGAAGCGATTTATAAATCGGGTCAAGGTTTTATTTACTGAGCATACCCCGGTTTTGGAACTCAAAGACGCAACTGATAACCAATATCCATTACGAGAATATATCAAAACTGATAAAGAACGCGAGCTTTATATTCGGCTCAATCAGACAATAAAGAAGGTAATCGAAGACTCAGAACGTATTCAGTATAACACCGCCATTGCGGCGTTAATGGAGTTCTTAAACGACTTAACCGCATTTGCGGATAAAACGAGCACGGTATTTCGTTATGCCTTAGGGGTTTTCTTGCGGCTTTTGGCACCATTCGCGCCGCATATTTGTGAGTATTTCTGGCTTAAGTATGCTAATAAAGCATGTAGTATTTTTGAAGAAACTCTACCTGATTACGATCCAACCGCGATAAGTTTTGAGACTATTACCATACCGATTCAAATTCAAGGTCGGTTGCGCTCTAAAATCGAGGTGCCTAAAGAGCTTAGCGATGAGGAGATCAAAAGCCAAGCTTTAGCTGACGAGAAGGTTAAAAAATACCTTACGGGGAAAAGCATCAAAAAAATTATTTATGTGCCTAAAAGATTAATAAATATTGTGCTTGAGGAATAG
- the mltG gene encoding endolytic transglycosylase MltG translates to MRLLVSLLLLFLSTKPTATKTITIYPKETCSSVARKLTDAGVISNPNVFIIWSRILGYDKKIKPGRYRFSSNERILRVLKALSAGGEHRVFVTIPEGYTIKQIAELLEKEGICASEKFYEACHNRALISSLNIKAQSLEGYLFPDSYDFLFNSEPAEIINRMVKRFFEVIRKITIPKNPYWLDSVVRIASLVEKEAKVLEERPLIASVFYNRLQRRMPLQSCATIQYILLYPKDVLTIEDTKIPSPYNTYLNPGLPPTAICNPGEASLRAAIFPKKTDYLYFAVDKDGRHHFSRTFAEHERFLRTKRNANNH, encoded by the coding sequence GTGAGGTTACTAGTTAGTTTATTACTATTATTCCTTAGCACCAAGCCTACGGCTACAAAAACTATCACGATATATCCTAAGGAAACTTGTAGTAGTGTAGCTCGTAAGCTTACTGATGCTGGGGTGATTAGTAATCCTAATGTTTTTATTATTTGGTCCCGAATCTTAGGTTATGATAAGAAAATAAAGCCCGGTCGCTATAGGTTTTCTAGTAATGAAAGAATTCTCAGGGTCCTAAAAGCCTTAAGTGCTGGTGGTGAGCACCGCGTTTTTGTAACCATTCCTGAGGGCTACACGATAAAACAAATTGCTGAGCTATTAGAAAAAGAAGGTATATGTGCGTCTGAGAAATTCTATGAAGCCTGTCATAACCGAGCACTAATCAGCTCCTTAAATATTAAAGCACAATCTCTGGAAGGATATTTGTTTCCGGATAGTTACGATTTTCTTTTCAATTCTGAGCCGGCAGAGATAATAAACCGAATGGTCAAGCGTTTTTTTGAAGTTATAAGAAAAATTACTATACCGAAAAATCCCTATTGGCTTGACAGTGTTGTAAGGATTGCTAGTCTTGTAGAAAAAGAAGCGAAAGTTTTAGAGGAACGTCCCTTGATCGCCTCAGTTTTTTATAATCGGTTACAACGCCGAATGCCTTTACAATCCTGCGCCACCATTCAATATATCCTTCTTTATCCCAAAGATGTTTTGACGATCGAGGATACCAAAATTCCTTCGCCATATAATACCTACTTAAATCCGGGTCTACCGCCAACTGCAATTTGTAATCCTGGTGAAGCCTCCCTCCGGGCGGCTATCTTTCCTAAAAAGACCGATTATTTATACTTTGCAGTTGATAAGGACGGTCGGCATCATTTTAGTAGAACATTTGCTGAACATGAGCGATTTCTCCGAACTAAAAGAAATGCCAATAACCATTGA